The following are encoded together in the Candidatus Methylomirabilis oxygeniifera genome:
- a CDS encoding protein of unknown function (Evidence 5 : No homology to any previously reported sequences): protein MPRKSPCGSLRGSEVTEAISQSLGWVVAGKNSEIATLQLVACNDHAAGGERNEHSTLVAV from the coding sequence TTGCCTCGAAAGTCCCCCTGCGGGTCATTGCGAGGGAGCGAAGTAACCGAAGCAATCTCACAGTCGTTGGGGTGGGTGGTTGCCGGAAAGAACAGTGAGATTGCCACGCTCCAGTTGGTCGCTTGCAATGACCATGCAGCGGGTGGTGAACGAAATGAGCACAGTACCCTTGTGGCCGTTTGA
- a CDS encoding protein of unknown function (Evidence 5 : No homology to any previously reported sequences), which translates to MPQGSTLSKHLHTYVICKQKSNSLRGRQRGSAIERRSIIARTVSNDSEGGYPLQTGGCFLLCNLEDLIVRANTLADFDSDQLARLRLLERQMFELDRIYSLCEFGRMALDVDGVTYQQMALGHLNCSHPYLGEILFDITDLHLRHGIPPCPSTASSRPFPPSLPR; encoded by the coding sequence TTGCCGCAAGGTAGTACATTAAGTAAGCACTTACATACTTACGTGATCTGCAAACAAAAGTCAAACTCTTTACGTGGGCGTCAACGCGGAAGCGCGATAGAACGCAGATCTATCATCGCGCGTACGGTCAGTAACGACAGTGAGGGCGGGTACCCGCTTCAGACCGGCGGCTGCTTCCTACTCTGTAACCTTGAAGACTTGATCGTGCGAGCGAACACGCTCGCGGACTTTGACTCCGATCAACTGGCCAGGCTCCGCTTGTTGGAGCGCCAGATGTTCGAGTTGGATCGAATCTACTCGCTGTGTGAATTCGGTCGTATGGCCCTTGATGTGGATGGTGTCACCTACCAACAGATGGCCCTCGGTCATCTCAATTGCAGCCACCCCTACCTTGGCGAAATACTCTTTGACATAACCGACCTTCATCTCCGGCATGGCATTCCTCCTTGCCCTTCAACGGCTTCTTCACGCCCCTTCCCGCCTTCCCTTCCCCGTTAG
- a CDS encoding Transcriptional regulator, TetR family, which yields MKERLSAEERRRQIVEAAVGLFSRKGFRGTRTREIAEAAGISEAMIYRHFATKRELYFAIIETKSATEELLASAATAAKGKDDAGVLRAVGLKMIEQTEADPSLMRLLLFSALEGHELSQIFFDSRVKRLHQFLSRYIRGRIKEGRFRSMDALVAARGFIGMIVHYLLIHELFGIKRPLRSSPEQVVELFVSVFLKGIER from the coding sequence ATGAAAGAACGCCTGAGCGCCGAAGAGCGGCGGCGGCAGATTGTCGAGGCGGCGGTGGGGCTGTTCTCGCGGAAGGGATTCAGGGGGACCAGGACGCGCGAGATCGCTGAGGCTGCCGGCATCAGCGAGGCGATGATCTACAGGCATTTCGCGACGAAGCGTGAACTGTACTTCGCGATTATCGAGACGAAATCCGCAACGGAGGAGCTGCTGGCGAGCGCAGCGACAGCCGCGAAAGGGAAAGATGATGCGGGCGTCCTTCGGGCGGTAGGCCTGAAGATGATCGAGCAGACGGAAGCTGACCCGAGCCTCATGCGGCTCCTGCTGTTCAGCGCCCTTGAAGGACATGAACTGTCCCAGATCTTCTTCGACTCGCGAGTCAAAAGACTGCATCAGTTTCTCAGCCGGTACATTCGTGGCCGGATCAAGGAAGGGCGATTCCGGTCGATGGATGCGCTGGTCGCGGCCCGCGGGTTCATCGGGATGATTGTCCATTATTTATTGATCCACGAGCTGTTCGGGATAAAACGCCCTCTCCGGTCCTCGCCGGAACAGGTCGTAGAGCTTTTCGTATCCGTCTTTCTGAAAGGGATCGAGCGATGA
- a CDS encoding putative Macrolide-specific efflux protein macA precursor (Evidence 3 : Function proposed based on presence of conserved amino acid motif, structural feature or limited homology) yields the protein MRCRFVARSCGLLLLLLPPLLGCSREQAANGAPAVAKEQSLAITVTPVEARTVIRRVEVVGTLEADEEVMVYGQVSGSVERILVDLGDRVRAGQPLLQLDQADLQLQVGKAEAILRQTRTRLGAMNGGDMLPDDQQPVVRQAKANSDDAALWYERMRSLYKEGAVSRNDLDTALAKSQALQAALDSAMSQVRALADQLREQQAALDLARRNLQYTVIRAPIDGSIKERNVSAGQYIAGGSMQNTKLLTLVRDDPLKLKASVPERFQGQIRPGQEVKVQVEAYPGREFSGTAKRVGPAVFTDTRTFPIEARVPNREGLLKPGSFAKVRIQIRVDRAIPFVPEDAVYYFVGITKAFVVTDGVAQERQITVGERQDGLVEIVEGLQPGEQVATSRLSQLFGGATVQVMAK from the coding sequence ATGAGATGCCGGTTCGTGGCTCGAAGTTGTGGGCTCCTACTGCTTCTACTGCCGCCCCTCTTGGGCTGTTCCCGGGAGCAGGCTGCCAACGGCGCCCCGGCCGTGGCGAAGGAGCAGAGCCTCGCGATTACCGTGACCCCCGTCGAGGCGAGGACTGTGATACGACGCGTAGAGGTCGTCGGCACCCTCGAAGCGGACGAGGAGGTGATGGTCTACGGCCAGGTATCAGGGTCTGTGGAGAGAATCCTGGTTGACCTGGGGGACCGGGTAAGGGCAGGGCAGCCGCTGCTTCAACTCGACCAGGCGGACTTGCAGTTGCAGGTCGGAAAGGCCGAGGCGATTCTCCGTCAAACGCGAACGAGGCTCGGCGCGATGAATGGTGGAGATATGCTACCTGACGATCAGCAGCCGGTGGTTCGTCAGGCCAAGGCCAACTCTGATGACGCTGCCCTGTGGTATGAGCGGATGCGGAGCCTGTATAAGGAAGGTGCTGTCTCCCGGAACGATCTGGATACCGCCCTGGCGAAGTCTCAAGCCTTGCAGGCGGCGCTTGATAGCGCCATGAGTCAGGTCAGGGCGCTTGCCGATCAACTCAGGGAGCAGCAGGCCGCGTTGGACCTCGCTCGTCGGAACCTCCAGTATACGGTAATCCGGGCTCCTATCGATGGCTCGATCAAAGAACGAAACGTTTCCGCGGGTCAGTACATTGCCGGCGGCAGCATGCAGAATACTAAGCTGTTGACCCTCGTCCGTGACGATCCTTTGAAGCTGAAAGCGTCGGTGCCGGAGCGGTTCCAGGGACAGATCCGGCCGGGCCAGGAGGTAAAGGTCCAGGTCGAGGCCTATCCGGGCCGCGAATTCAGCGGGACAGCGAAGCGAGTTGGCCCGGCTGTTTTTACCGACACTCGGACGTTTCCGATTGAGGCACGAGTGCCTAACCGTGAGGGGTTGTTGAAGCCGGGCTCCTTCGCCAAGGTGCGGATCCAGATCCGGGTTGACCGCGCCATTCCCTTTGTTCCGGAGGATGCCGTCTATTATTTTGTGGGAATCACCAAGGCGTTCGTGGTTACGGACGGTGTCGCCCAAGAGCGACAGATCACGGTCGGCGAGCGCCAGGATGGGCTGGTTGAGATCGTTGAGGGACTTCAACCGGGGGAGCAGGTAGCCACCTCGCGCTTGAGTCAACTGTTCGGCGGCGCCACAGTTCAGGTGATGGCGAAATAA